DNA sequence from the Bradyrhizobium diazoefficiens genome:
GAGCGCGCCTGCTCATCCGCCGCACGATGTGCGCTGGGTCTCTCCAAGGGAAGACCTCGCTACGGCCAAGCGCTCAATTTAGGCGGGAACGCTGCCTCGTGAGAAGGTGCAGAACGGGCCGGCGCGATCTTGCCCGCGACCTAGAATTGCGGCCAGCTGAGATGTTCCTGTATTCCGTTGGGTCCGTGTGTGCCGAATCACTTCGGTCCAAAGGAATCAGGGCGAGCTAACAAGGTCGCGCAATGTGTTTGCGCCAAGGTTGTTCTCAGGGATTTGTTCTCTGAGTATGGACAGCGCTAAGACGATGCCGCAAGGATGAGACCAACGGTGACGTATGGAAGGCATCGTTGGTTAGGGCGGAGGCCAGCAAGAGATCCCAGTTGCCTGTAGCAAAGCATTCTGCAATCGGCTCAACGCTCTTGCGATCACCACTGCCGGGTCTTACGACCCAAGCCATCCAGGAAGAGCTTGAGCCAGCGTTAGAATTCGTCTCCATTCCACCATGGCCAGCCCGCCAAAAGCCGGCCATCCAAGCATCATTGAAAGATCGATCGGGAAACCTCCTTAAAGCGCCCAATCCAACAATCTGCCAAAGCAGTGCTAGATCTTTCGACCAGCCGCAATAAAACGCGCGACCGCTTGGGTCGTCGATCGAACGCCCAGCTTGGCTTTGGCGTTGTCCAGGTGAAACGCGACCGTATGGTGAGAGATGCCCATGATCCGGCCAATTTCCCAGGACGACTTGCCCTGAGCGGCCCAATCCAGACATTGGATTTGCCGCCGAGAAAGCGTGACACCATCAATCTGATCGCGGGCGCGCAGCTTACGTTGCGCGTGTGCATGGAAAGTCGTTGCTATAAAGGGAAGTATACGAGCATGTCGTCGTACGGAACGTCCAAAGGACGCGCCTCGTTCGCTGGCAGCAAATGTGACCGCGGCAACCGCGACGCCGCCCTCGTGAATCGGAACGGTGAAGCCGCAGCGAATGCCAAATCGGGCGGCCTCCTCGAAAAGCTGACGCGCAGGCTCCGAATGTGCTTCTGGTCCGAGACCAAGGCCCCACTCAAAGGCCTTGTCCCGGCGAACAGACTGCATAATCACAGGATCGAACTGGTGATACTGCTGCTGGACGTAATGCGAGGTCCAGCTTGATGGATAGGTCGAAATCAGAAGCGGCTGCGCATCTGGTCTGGAAGGCAAACCGAGGTAGGCGAAAGAAGACAGCTCGAGCGCGGCAGCAGTTTCGGCCATTCCGAGCCTAAGGTCATCAACGTCAGTACTTTCGATGAGTTGATCGACGAAAGCCTGAAAAATGTAGCGCATTGTCCTCCTCGCTGTAGACACTCGAATGACTTTCGCCTCGATCAACAAATTCACATGGCGGGTTCAAGTCACTTCGTCGCGCACGGACAAGTCCTGTGACGTCTTTCAGGATCATGCGTGAACGCGGCGAAATCTGATCGCTGCCTCCAATGATGAGATCAAGTCGGCTCGGGTCAAGTTGTGCTCGACCTCTTGTGATTGTTTTGATGCAGCGTCCTATAGCCGCGCGATCGCAGTGGCAAATGGTTTTCGCTCGCCACGAGAATGTGGTCCAGTAATCCGCCGCTTGCAGCGGCGCATCGGCGGTCGCCGTGTCCGTCTCGTTTGCTTCTTTGAAATCCTGCGTGGTTGCTCAGAAAATCGCGGAATTTCCGCGCGAGTTGGCTCCACTTTCGCAAGTTTGCACCGCGATTCCCACTAGAAGGGGCCCTCCAAGAGGAGATTGCAAATGAAGGTCGGTGTTCCCAAGGAGATCAAGACGCACGAATACCGCGTGGGTCTGACTCCCGGGGCTGTCCGCGAATATGTGGCCGCGGGCCACAGCGTGCTGATCGAGACAACGGCCGGTGCGGGCATCGGCGCGACAGATGAGCAGTACCGCAAGGCTGGCGCGACGATTCTGGACTCCGCTCGGGAGGTCTTTGCATCGAGCGAGATGATCGTAAAGGTCAAGGAGCCCCAGCCTTCGGAATGGACCCAACTGCGAGAGAACCAGATCCTCTTCACATATCTGCATCTGGCGCCGGACCCGGAGCAAGCAAAGGGCCTCATAAAGTCCGGTTGTACCGCCATTGCCTACGAGACCGTGACTGGTCCAGCCGGTGGGCTCCCGCTGCTTGCGCCAATGAGCGAGGTTGCGGGCAGGCTTGCGATCGAAGCCGCGGGGGCGGCGCTGAGGCGCTACTCAGGCGGGCGGGGGCTGTTGATCGGCGGCGTGCCCGGTGTGCAGCCGGCCCGTATCGTCGTGATCGGAGGCGGGGTTGTTGGTGCGCATGCCGCGCGGATGGCGGCGGGACTGGGTGCCGAGGTCACGATCCTCGATCGTTCGATTCCCCGGCTTCGCGAACTGGACGAACTATTCGAGGGGCGTGTTCGCACCAGGTTCTCGACCATAGATGCCGTTGAGGACGAAGTATTTGCAGCGGACGTTGTCATTGGTGCGGTGCTCGTTCCCGGCGCCAGCGCGCCGAAGCTGGTCAGTCGCGGCATGTTGAGCTCGATGCGCAAGGGCTCCGTCATCGTGGACGTAGCTATCGATCAGGGCGGATGCTTCGAGACCTCGCGTCCGACGACTCACGCGGATCCAACATACGAGGTGGACGGCGTCATCCATTATTGCGTCGCCAATATGCCCGGAGCTGTCCCGCTCACCTCAAGCCAGGCATTGAACAACGCCACGCTGCCCCTTGGTTTGGCTCTCGCCAACAACGGATTTGCAGCCGTGCTCGAAAATCCGCATCTGCGCGCAGGCCTCAACGTCTATCGGGGCCGGCTAACTTATAAGGCCGTGGCCGAAAGTCTTGGCCTGCCCTTCTCACCGATCGAACAGGCCGCGGCCTGATCCCCAGAGGCTCCTTAGGGGGCGTTTTCCTCCCTCACTTGGGCCACTCCTTCGGAGTGGCCCCTTTTTTGGAGGAGAGGATGGCACAACTCTACGCGAGACAGTGTGACGTGCCGTCCGAAGGCAAAGCAGACCCTTCGATCCACAATCGTGTTTCATTTTCAAAGCGTCGCCTCACGATTGACATTCTTCTTAGACGTTTGGGTTTGTGCTGGTGAAGCAATCAAAAGCGCGCGCGTTTGGACGAAAACAATCGACATTTCTTCGGCAAACTCGGCTCGGGGCGTTTCGGCAACTCACGAGGATTCGGGATCAGCGAACCCGCAACTTGGTCCGAGGAGCGCTCGCCGACGACAGCTTAACGGAACCGCCGCTATCCATAATGAATGCCCTGCGGAAGACAGCTTCTCCGCGCGATCTTGCTCTA
Encoded proteins:
- a CDS encoding LuxR family transcriptional regulator, which gives rise to MRYIFQAFVDQLIESTDVDDLRLGMAETAAALELSSFAYLGLPSRPDAQPLLISTYPSSWTSHYVQQQYHQFDPVIMQSVRRDKAFEWGLGLGPEAHSEPARQLFEEAARFGIRCGFTVPIHEGGVAVAAVTFAASERGASFGRSVRRHARILPFIATTFHAHAQRKLRARDQIDGVTLSRRQIQCLDWAAQGKSSWEIGRIMGISHHTVAFHLDNAKAKLGVRSTTQAVARFIAAGRKI
- the ald gene encoding alanine dehydrogenase → MKVGVPKEIKTHEYRVGLTPGAVREYVAAGHSVLIETTAGAGIGATDEQYRKAGATILDSAREVFASSEMIVKVKEPQPSEWTQLRENQILFTYLHLAPDPEQAKGLIKSGCTAIAYETVTGPAGGLPLLAPMSEVAGRLAIEAAGAALRRYSGGRGLLIGGVPGVQPARIVVIGGGVVGAHAARMAAGLGAEVTILDRSIPRLRELDELFEGRVRTRFSTIDAVEDEVFAADVVIGAVLVPGASAPKLVSRGMLSSMRKGSVIVDVAIDQGGCFETSRPTTHADPTYEVDGVIHYCVANMPGAVPLTSSQALNNATLPLGLALANNGFAAVLENPHLRAGLNVYRGRLTYKAVAESLGLPFSPIEQAAA